The Halobacteriovorax sp. DA5 genome includes the window TAATTTGATGATTTCATTTGTTACACTTGCATTGATGTGACCAAGCTGGCGTGCTTTCTTAACATGTTCTGAAGCAAGAGCATCTCTTTTGATTGCTCCTTTAATAACACTCTTTGAAAGACCAGTCTTTTGTGCAGTAATGGCAGCAAATGAATCTTGATCTTGCTCTTCTTTAGCTTTTTCCAGCTTCTTCTCTTCTGTTGTTGTTGCGATTACATCAACTTCAATCTTAGTCGCTGTCGGATTAAGCTCTTCAAAGATTTCGCGCCCACGATTAAGGCACTTTTCAAATTCAAGTTTATCAAGTGGTCTTCTCACTAAGTTTTCATCAATTGAAATAAGTTCTTGCTCAAGGCTTTGTCTATCAACTACGTGAACAGGAATCTCTTCAATACCGAGTTCTTTGAGTGCTTGATATCTTCTAGCACCTGCTAGTAATTCATTATCTTTATTAATTGTTAGAGGATTAATTAGACCAATATTTTCGATACTGATTTTTAATGTATCAACATCAGTATTTGTTCTTAGGTATTCACTATTAAGTTTAATATCATTGATATTAACAGTTGTTGTTTGCATGGAGTCCTCTTAATTTTCAAAAATTTGTGTGTTGTGTGGGCCCTAGTTTAATAGGGAAATGTATATCTGACTAGAGGTGTAAGGTATTTTTAGTAACCACGCCCTGTGTTGACGCGCTCAATTATTCTCAGTGTAAGTGTGTGAGGTATAGTAGTTAATAGGGTTTTGAAGATTTTGTTTAGAAAACCTGGGACAATATAAAATTTATTTTTGCTAAGTGCGCCTATCGTCTCATTCACCACTTGCTCTGATGAAATACCACTGAAGTGCTGCTTTTCGGCCTTGCCTTGGTTAATTCGAAATTGAGTGTAAACAAGTCCAGGGCAAACTGAAATAACTTGTTTGTTTGTCCCGCTAAGATCTCTTCCTAGGGCCAAGCTAAATGAATGAATCATGCTCTTTGAGGCCGCATAGACACTCTGTCTTGGAACAGGGAAGAAGGCATAGAGTGAAGCGATATTGATTATTTTAAGTTCTTCTTTTTGCTGTAAAAAGTGATGGCTTAAGCGCATTGGTACTTCGACATGTACTCTTTGCATGCTTACTTGTTTTTCAATATCTGTTTCAGGATATTTTCCAGCTACTCCAAAGCCTGCATTATTAACAAGGTATGACAAAGGTTCTTTGATCTTAGAGATTACGTATTCACAAGCTTCACTTTCGCACAGATCCTTAATAATGATCTCACAATTTACTTGGTATTTCTCTCGGTACTCTTTTGCATTTTGATCGAGAAGAGTAAGGTTTCGGCCATGAAGATAGAGGTCGTATCCAAGAGAGGCAAAATAGTCAGCAAAGGCCTTACCCATACCTGTTGTTGCGCCCGTGATAAGTACTGTCTTTTTATCTCTATGATTGCTTACGTTCATGATACCAAATTCCAATATTTCGAGGGGACTCTACTTCATTGAAGAATGCCATAAGTTTTGCTTCTTTGCCTCGCTCTTGTAACATGATAGCACGATCATAGAGAAGGTAAAGCTCAAGAGCACGGCCAAACTGCCAGCGAACAATATTGGCAAAGAAGAGCTTTTCTAATAACTCTTGATTTTTTGCATAGAGTTCATCAAGTTGCTGTGCTGTTAAATTAATTGGAATATTGTTTTCTGTTAGCTTTGAAATAGCGTATTCACTAAAGGATTTAGCATAGAGTCTTTTATGAGCATCACCAATTGAGATCACATCAATATCACTTCCTAGTACACTATCAATGTAGATTTGAAGGCAATAGCGATAGTTCTTAACTTTTTTCTTTTGCTCGAATTCTTCGAGACTCATACTTTGATGGCCGCGAGTTGCCAAAGTTAAGCTATTACTCTCAAGCTCTAGTGGCCCAATTTCTTTTGCATAATTTGAAATATTAATATGCTTACTTGGTTCAAGTTTATTATAGCAACAACCAAAATTTAAAAGTCCACGTGTTTGATTTCTACTTGCCACCTGCATATGCTTAACCGCAAGAGAGCCACAAGTGTGAAGTCCTAGGGAGAAAGAATCATTACAAAAAATACGCGCATTCTCATCTCCATCAAGATCAATACTAAAATCATGATTGATGAAGTTTACGTCTTTTGCCAGATCTGGCCTTGGATATTTTTTTAAACGATTTTTTCCAATTTCTTGAAATTCACTATTAATATCAAGACTAATCATTTCCATACCAAAGTAGTGGGCAAGGGTGCGCGAAAGATGACCAACACCGCCACCAATATCAACAGTATGCTTAAAATCGCCTTCCTTATTTCTAAGTTTCTTAAGAAAATTTGCAATGATTAAAATTTCGTCTTGCTTCTTTCCCTTAACCTTATTAAATGCCCAACTCGGAAGCTCATCTACGCCGCGAATGAGTTCTTCATCCACCGTTTCATAAACTTCATTTTCTCTAAGAGAGCATAGTAAAGTTTTTAAGGGGCCATCTTCTAATTTCGAGTAATCACGAAGACAGTCCATCTCATAGAGCTCTTCGTGAGTAAGCTTTTTTAGAGGTGTGAGGAATTCTTCAGGATACAGCTCGTCGATTTCTCCAGTGCGCCATGCTTGGAGAACTTCTCTTTGCCATAGCTTAGTGTATGGCCTTAAA containing:
- a CDS encoding methyltransferase is translated as MNYQQLFFNLATILRPYTKLWQREVLQAWRTGEIDELYPEEFLTPLKKLTHEELYEMDCLRDYSKLEDGPLKTLLCSLRENEVYETVDEELIRGVDELPSWAFNKVKGKKQDEILIIANFLKKLRNKEGDFKHTVDIGGGVGHLSRTLAHYFGMEMISLDINSEFQEIGKNRLKKYPRPDLAKDVNFINHDFSIDLDGDENARIFCNDSFSLGLHTCGSLAVKHMQVASRNQTRGLLNFGCCYNKLEPSKHINISNYAKEIGPLELESNSLTLATRGHQSMSLEEFEQKKKVKNYRYCLQIYIDSVLGSDIDVISIGDAHKRLYAKSFSEYAISKLTENNIPINLTAQQLDELYAKNQELLEKLFFANIVRWQFGRALELYLLYDRAIMLQERGKEAKLMAFFNEVESPRNIGIWYHERKQS
- a CDS encoding SDR family oxidoreductase, whose product is MNVSNHRDKKTVLITGATTGMGKAFADYFASLGYDLYLHGRNLTLLDQNAKEYREKYQVNCEIIIKDLCESEACEYVISKIKEPLSYLVNNAGFGVAGKYPETDIEKQVSMQRVHVEVPMRLSHHFLQQKEELKIINIASLYAFFPVPRQSVYAASKSMIHSFSLALGRDLSGTNKQVISVCPGLVYTQFRINQGKAEKQHFSGISSEQVVNETIGALSKNKFYIVPGFLNKIFKTLLTTIPHTLTLRIIERVNTGRGY
- a CDS encoding ParB/RepB/Spo0J family partition protein, producing MQTTTVNINDIKLNSEYLRTNTDVDTLKISIENIGLINPLTINKDNELLAGARRYQALKELGIEEIPVHVVDRQSLEQELISIDENLVRRPLDKLEFEKCLNRGREIFEELNPTATKIEVDVIATTTEEKKLEKAKEEQDQDSFAAITAQKTGLSKSVIKGAIKRDALASEHVKKARQLGHINASVTNEIIKLDKEVQDSVLPMIADKTVKEVKQIVAAAKRGGVQEAEQEMETMEPLPAEYAHLRNLSKRMNKNLTRILLEELTYEGKEADSIMKELRKMQENLERFFNMGTTSNHTSSVEVQDEDIVAEPTVVLEEGQQEFNPEYSL